The DNA region TAAAGACTCCTCCGGAaaaatcaagaagaacaccacCAATGCTGAATCCATCTGTGCTCTTTCTCAAGAAGTTCATGAATGCCTATGTTCCATAATACAGTATCATTATGACTTaattaacattaaaaaaaaaaaagaataatgtgAATCAAGTAATAAATGCATGCATGCAGGGTAAGGCTTGCATTCTGACCTGGGGAAAGTATTTGATTATTGTCATGCATACTTGAATTGAGCtgcattttattgatttttccaCAGTATTATCAGAGGAAAATTTAATCATAATACATTACATATTAGTTAActacaataaataaattaatgagTTCAACTAAGGATGGAATTGTCTTTGGTCAatattatctaattttttaaattaatatttttattctaaattttaaattctaaaccatatattaatcctaaatcctaaaaaaaggttaaaaatagttttacaataaaaaatttgactaatttaattaaaaattaattccctatacttattctaaatgaatatataacaataattataaaattataatagaaTGAAAAGAAAGGAATAGAAATGCATGTCTTGGAAAACAAAAATACTCTATCATTTATTGAttaatattagtatttgtttTGAGATATTGAGACAGAGACTAGGAGACTGAGATTTAGTATCATATTTGTTGGTTCAgaaactggtactaaaatttctgtctctatttccaaaatttcagtatttagtatctccaaaaagtagggacacatgagactaaaatttttagagatggaaactgaaactttaataatattttatacctaaaatatcttcctttcaattaattaattccaattttaccctttgttcAAATAATGGCCCTAAAAAAATGAAACAGGTTCATGATCCTCAAAAGATTGGTTGAGAAACTGAGTcaccaaagaaaatcatcaaactTACTTGAAGATGGAGATTAGCCAAAGCCATGAGTGGGAAGGTAATGCAATGAAAAAACAAATTGAATAAATGAGGCACACAATAGCCACTATTGAAATGGCATATTTGGTGAATTTCTGATTTCCACGCTGCAAAAAGTTACAAATAAAAGGAACCATTTTTTAAACTATTCTAAGTCTCAACAATAAACCAAATTAAACTTTAGGTTTCATTATTACGTTAGTCtatatagttttaccaaattgtaattagatccctatatttttttttaattggatctctacattatttttaattttgtaattaagtaatttttatgtcaaaaatattaaaattaaccgaACATTTCTCCTAAAAAACAGAGGATCAAAGATATAATTAGGTTCTTAATCGTGGATATCTTCAAATTTTGAagaaatatttagttaattttaataatttttacactaaaaaaaacttaattacaaaattaaaaacaatgtagagactaattgaaaaaaaattatagaaacctAAACataaatttgatgaaattataagaaataatagaataatagagtaattaaatctaAACTTTATTAACAACACAGTAATATAAAAGATATATTTAGGAGAAGTTTGATAATACTTACTTCATAGATTGCAAGTTGGAACAATACAACTAAATTCATTACAACAGAGTGAGTTGAGAAAGCAACATCATTAGCCGCTACAGGGATCATCTACAAAAATAAAGAGatcatataaaattcaaatgATTTATTTAGGAGACTAATAATTAAGAAGCTTGGTTCATTTTCATGTTCATAAGATCAATACAAAAGTAGTGACTTGTCCACTTATGATGTGAAGACTCCTATAATAATTAAGAAAtgttgtatgtttttttttttgtattaaagtgattgataagaaataaaaaaagaaaaaaatttgtttCTTAATATCATAAAAGAAAGATGTACATTTAGTAGTATACCAAAGAGTGATGCAAATATAATGTTTAGATACAAAATTGTACGAGAATTTGTTTTTACACAATTAATTACTTTTTCCGTttcaaaatacatatataatctcTAGATACATTGATTCCATAACCCAAGAAAATGAATGTGatttatattttgatattgagagtgaatttttttataactaaattaattttcttaaaaaataatgttattcgttaatttctataattaagatatctaaaaatttataaaaattaaggaACAAACCTTATAACAACGATTTAATTGTCTCCCAATATAATttgatacaataaaataaaaacatttaattttaatatgaaagataattatttttttgatatatagATACATAATTAAATGGaatatgtatcaaaattaaattcaaataaaaatacaaaagagTTATTAAATCTTATATATATCTCAGTATTTTCTAACTACAGAATCAGAGGCACAAGTATGATGAGTGTACAACTTTACTATGATAAAATTCTGGACTATACTACTGTAtacaaaaatcagttattaaaattagttattagtataaaatatatattggaatacaaatatacattaaaaataaattaaattacacatgtatatatacacaaatatattaacaGTTGATTTTAGTAActaaaaaatgaagaagaagaagacacaaACCTGTTGGTAGCCATACTTATCAAAATATTGTTTCTGAATAACAGGACTGAAGAAGAGGGAAGCGTTGTATATGAGATATGACCAGTGCTTTATCGTGTTTAGAATCTCGTAATCAAAGTTCAACCCCACCACACTGATGAGTTCAACACAACACTTGATAGTTAAAAGCAaaaccaagaagaagaaaaaacagaaCAAGGAGTAAGAGTATGAGAAGACCTTTTTCTGCGGAAGTTTAAGATGACTTGTGGGTAACAAGATATGCCCCATGAAATGAAAGTCAACCAACCAAACACTTGGTAAATTACTTCCAATGGAACTGAATTCCATGAAGCCATTCTTTCTTTCAGGGGAGGAACTTCTGCGTTGCCAATGTTACAAGCAAGTTGGAACTCTCCATACTTTTGTGGCAAAGTTTTGTGGGACCCTATTCATCAATATTCCACTCGTTGAAACTCACGtcttaaattaattagaatttattttatttaatatttattaattattagacaagtttaaagtttaaactgttattaactaatttattttGGTTGTTAAATAATTTCGCacaaatatatattaattcaTCCTTCCTATCATTGgt from Arachis hypogaea cultivar Tifrunner chromosome 10, arahy.Tifrunner.gnm2.J5K5, whole genome shotgun sequence includes:
- the LOC112716747 gene encoding cystinosin homolog — its product is MASWNSVPLEVIYQVFGWLTFISWGISCYPQVILNFRRKSVVGLNFDYEILNTIKHWSYLIYNASLFFSPVIQKQYFDKYGYQQMIPVAANDVAFSTHSVVMNLVVLFQLAIYERGNQKFTKYAISIVAIVCLIYSICFFIALPSHSWLWLISIFNSIQVCMTIIKYFPQAFMNFLRKSTDGFSIGGVLLDFSGGVFNYSQMAVQSIDQGSWVNFYGNMGKVLISLVTIVYDSILMLQHYVLYPEKKGVTCSKNYKEIKQPLISESPIPIDQQIKDSVPAQEV